In Vreelandella piezotolerans, one genomic interval encodes:
- the cysN gene encoding sulfate adenylyltransferase subunit CysN translates to MAHQSTLIADNIEQYLHEHENKDLLRFITCGSVDDGKSTLIGRMLHDSKMIFEDQLAAITQASKTSGTTGDTVDLALLVDGLQSEREQGITIDVAYRFFSTDKRKFIIADTPGHEQYTRNMATGASTASLAIILIDARYGVQTQTRRHSFIADLLGIQHLVIAVNKMDLVGFSEARFNEIVDEYREFATNLQAPDIRFVPMSALNGDNVVNRSEQTPWYFEDGQRYEGKTLIELLENVEITRDQNLTDLRLPVQYVNRPNLDFRGYCGTLSAGVLRPGQAVKALPSGKTSRVARVVTFDGDLDAAYPGQAVTVTLEDEIDISRGDWIVSADAEIPLSNVFSADIVWMHEDALTPGKLYDIKLATRDLAGQVSAIEYQIDVNTLEKHATDALSLNAIARCEVELTAAIPVDDYRTSPGTGSFIVIDRLTNVTVGAGMIRGVVNAREQAVTTDWAAFERDLNALVRKHFPHWEAKDIGSLLGR, encoded by the coding sequence ATGGCACACCAATCGACGTTAATTGCCGATAACATCGAGCAATATCTGCACGAGCACGAAAACAAAGACCTGCTGCGCTTCATTACCTGCGGCAGCGTCGATGACGGTAAATCTACCCTCATCGGCCGGATGCTCCATGACTCCAAGATGATCTTCGAGGATCAATTGGCAGCCATCACCCAGGCCTCTAAAACCAGCGGCACCACCGGCGATACGGTGGATCTGGCACTGCTTGTGGATGGCTTGCAGTCCGAGCGCGAGCAGGGCATCACCATCGATGTGGCCTATCGTTTCTTCTCCACGGACAAGCGCAAGTTCATCATTGCCGACACGCCAGGACATGAGCAGTACACCCGCAACATGGCCACGGGCGCCTCGACGGCCAGTTTGGCGATCATTTTGATCGACGCACGTTACGGTGTGCAGACCCAGACACGTCGCCACAGCTTCATTGCCGACCTGCTGGGTATTCAGCACTTGGTCATTGCGGTCAATAAGATGGACTTAGTGGGCTTCTCGGAAGCGCGCTTCAACGAGATCGTCGACGAGTACCGCGAATTCGCCACCAACCTGCAGGCGCCGGACATCCGCTTCGTGCCAATGTCGGCGCTCAATGGCGACAACGTCGTCAACCGCAGCGAGCAAACGCCCTGGTACTTCGAGGATGGCCAGCGCTACGAGGGCAAAACGCTGATCGAACTGCTGGAAAACGTCGAGATCACCCGCGACCAGAACCTCACCGACTTGCGTCTGCCTGTTCAGTACGTCAATCGCCCGAACCTGGACTTTCGGGGTTACTGCGGCACGCTCTCGGCAGGAGTGTTGCGCCCAGGCCAGGCGGTCAAGGCGCTGCCGTCCGGTAAAACGTCCCGTGTGGCGCGCGTGGTGACCTTCGACGGCGACTTGGATGCGGCCTATCCCGGCCAGGCGGTGACCGTCACCCTGGAAGACGAGATCGACATTTCCCGCGGCGATTGGATCGTCAGCGCCGATGCCGAGATTCCGCTGTCGAACGTCTTCAGCGCCGATATCGTGTGGATGCACGAAGATGCCCTCACGCCCGGCAAGCTCTACGACATCAAGCTGGCCACCCGGGATTTGGCGGGGCAGGTCAGCGCCATCGAGTACCAGATAGACGTCAACACGCTGGAGAAGCATGCCACCGATGCGTTGAGCCTCAACGCCATTGCCCGCTGTGAGGTGGAGTTGACCGCCGCTATCCCCGTCGACGACTATCGCACCAGCCCAGGCACCGGCAGCTTCATCGTGATCGACCGGCTGACCAACGTGACCGTGGGCGCGGGTATGATTCGCGGCGTGGTGAACGCTCGCGAGCAGGCGGTGACCACCGACTGGGCGGCCTTCGAGCGCGATCTGAACGCCCTGGTGCGTAAACATTTCCCGCATTGGGAAGCCAAAGATATTGGGTCACTGCTGGGACGCTAA
- the cysD gene encoding sulfate adenylyltransferase subunit CysD, with protein sequence MNQFSAPSAASQQVPSAPDAARLTHLKQLEAESIHIIREVAAEFSNPVMMYSIGKDSSVMLHLARKAFYPGTPPFPLMHIDTTWKFREMIAFRNRMAEEAGMELIVHTNEEGRAANINPFDHGSAKYTDIMKTQALKQALTQHGFDAAFGGARRDEEASRAKERVYSFRDKYHRWDPKSQRPELWNVYNAKVNKGESIRVFPLSNWTELDIWQYIYLESIPIVPLYYAAKRPVVERDGMQIMVDDDRLPLAPGEVPEEKWVRFRTLGCYPLTGAVESKAATLPEIIQEMLLTKTSERSGRAIDHDQAGSMEKKKREGYF encoded by the coding sequence ATGAACCAGTTTTCTGCGCCGTCGGCGGCGTCGCAACAGGTGCCAAGCGCACCAGATGCTGCCCGACTGACCCACTTGAAGCAGCTCGAAGCCGAGTCGATCCATATCATTCGAGAAGTGGCGGCGGAGTTCAGCAATCCGGTGATGATGTACTCCATCGGTAAAGACTCCTCGGTGATGCTGCACCTGGCGCGCAAAGCCTTCTATCCCGGCACGCCGCCGTTCCCGCTAATGCACATCGACACCACCTGGAAATTCCGCGAAATGATCGCGTTCCGCAACCGTATGGCGGAAGAAGCTGGCATGGAGCTGATCGTGCACACCAACGAGGAGGGGCGGGCGGCCAATATCAACCCCTTCGATCACGGTAGTGCCAAGTACACCGACATCATGAAAACCCAGGCGCTCAAGCAGGCCTTGACCCAACATGGTTTCGATGCCGCGTTTGGCGGTGCGCGCCGCGACGAGGAAGCATCGCGCGCTAAAGAGCGCGTTTACTCCTTCCGTGACAAGTACCATCGCTGGGACCCGAAGAGCCAGCGCCCCGAACTGTGGAACGTCTACAACGCCAAGGTCAATAAAGGCGAGTCGATTCGTGTCTTTCCGCTCTCCAACTGGACCGAGCTGGATATCTGGCAGTACATCTACCTCGAGTCGATTCCGATCGTGCCGCTGTATTACGCCGCCAAACGCCCGGTGGTCGAGCGCGACGGCATGCAGATCATGGTGGACGATGACCGTCTGCCGTTAGCGCCTGGCGAAGTGCCTGAAGAGAAGTGGGTGCGTTTCCGAACCCTGGGCTGCTACCCGCTCACCGGCGCGGTGGAGTCCAAGGCCGCCACGCTGCCGGAAATCATCCAGGAGATGCTGTTGACCAAAACCAGCGAGCGCAGCGGCCGTGCCATCGACCACGACCAGGCCGGTTCCATGGAGAAGAAAAAGCGTGAGGGGTACTTCTAA
- a CDS encoding phosphodiesterase, with the protein MRLIQITDSHLHADKRARSRAGIPWQQFQRVLEAVAAERPDVVVFTGDVSQDETAASYAHAREALSAMPCPWFWIPGNHDQLELMSAEQPLLDEVDLDQWRLLLLDTQVVGKPHGELGSDTLSALAGRLEQDDRPTIIAMHHPPVDVGAAWMDAIGLQDREAFWQLLSAYPQVKMILFGHAHQAYAQFHPVAGSDIGVYGCPAMSDQFLPGAEAFAIDEASRPGYRIVDIHGHEWQTWVERVAV; encoded by the coding sequence ATGCGGCTTATCCAAATCACCGATTCACACTTACATGCAGATAAACGGGCGCGCTCCCGCGCGGGTATTCCGTGGCAGCAGTTCCAGCGCGTACTGGAAGCCGTTGCTGCCGAGCGACCCGACGTCGTCGTGTTCACAGGGGATGTCAGCCAAGACGAAACTGCCGCGTCCTATGCCCACGCCCGAGAAGCGCTGAGTGCGATGCCCTGTCCGTGGTTTTGGATACCGGGTAACCATGATCAGCTAGAGCTGATGAGTGCCGAGCAGCCGCTGCTCGACGAAGTGGATTTGGATCAGTGGCGCTTGCTGTTGCTCGATACCCAGGTCGTCGGCAAGCCCCACGGCGAGTTAGGGAGCGATACCCTGAGCGCGCTGGCAGGGCGGCTCGAGCAAGACGATCGCCCTACAATAATTGCCATGCACCACCCGCCGGTGGATGTGGGGGCTGCCTGGATGGATGCCATCGGCCTGCAAGACCGCGAGGCGTTTTGGCAGCTGTTGAGTGCTTACCCGCAGGTCAAGATGATTCTGTTTGGCCATGCCCATCAAGCCTATGCGCAGTTTCATCCAGTGGCAGGCAGTGATATCGGGGTCTACGGCTGCCCGGCCATGTCAGACCAGTTTCTGCCGGGCGCAGAGGCGTTTGCCATCGATGAAGCGTCGCGCCCTGGCTATCGTATCGTCGATATTCACGGCCATGAGTGGCAGACCTGGGTGGAGCGCGTCGCCGTCTAG
- a CDS encoding DUF1249 domain-containing protein, translating into MARAAYVTDLKTLQGECSANYLRLLRLVGDMESGQRRDIALRGDHQHFGDLHLTILQQAPYTTLVEVTQSGPLDSVIEGPRMRVHLYHDVRMAEVIDFQRERHFSGRYRYPNARMHQPDEKLQLNCFLGEWLAHGLAHGHAVDIPELR; encoded by the coding sequence ATGGCAAGAGCCGCCTACGTTACCGATTTAAAAACCCTGCAGGGCGAATGCAGCGCGAACTATTTGCGCCTGTTGCGTCTGGTGGGGGATATGGAGAGCGGTCAGCGCCGTGATATCGCCCTGCGTGGCGACCACCAGCACTTTGGCGATCTGCATCTCACCATTCTTCAGCAAGCGCCCTATACCACGCTGGTGGAAGTGACCCAGAGCGGGCCACTGGATAGCGTCATCGAAGGGCCGCGCATGCGGGTACATCTCTATCATGATGTGCGTATGGCGGAGGTCATCGATTTTCAGCGCGAACGCCACTTCAGCGGCCGCTACCGCTATCCCAACGCCCGTATGCACCAGCCGGACGAGAAGCTTCAGCTCAATTGCTTCCTAGGCGAATGGTTGGCCCACGGCCTTGCCCATGGGCATGCTGTGGACATACCCGAACTACGTTAA
- a CDS encoding NUDIX domain-containing protein — protein MGPTLGREDVELIQRDTLYQGFFRLEALELRHRLFEGGWSKAMRREVHHRHDAVGVLLYDPHRDALVLVEQFRAGAIDDPASPWKLEFVAGLVDKEESLEDVARREAVEEAGCQVGQLTKLHTYYPSPGACNERVTLFCGLVDTQGLGGVYGVDDEHEDIRVHIVTFTRAWELLEQGRLDNAMSLIGLHWLAGQRASLRAASQRAALSTTDAKRTQ, from the coding sequence ATGGGCCCTACGCTTGGTCGTGAGGATGTCGAGCTCATCCAACGCGATACCCTCTATCAAGGTTTCTTTCGCCTGGAAGCGCTGGAGCTGCGCCATCGCTTGTTCGAGGGTGGCTGGAGCAAAGCCATGCGCCGCGAAGTGCATCACCGCCACGATGCGGTCGGTGTGCTTTTGTACGATCCACACCGTGACGCGCTGGTGCTAGTCGAGCAGTTTCGCGCCGGGGCGATCGATGACCCCGCCTCTCCGTGGAAATTAGAATTCGTCGCGGGTCTCGTGGATAAAGAGGAATCCCTGGAGGACGTTGCTCGACGCGAAGCGGTGGAAGAGGCCGGCTGCCAAGTAGGGCAACTGACCAAATTGCACACCTACTACCCTAGCCCCGGCGCCTGCAACGAGCGTGTGACGCTGTTTTGCGGCCTAGTGGATACCCAAGGGCTAGGCGGTGTGTATGGCGTGGACGATGAGCACGAAGACATCCGCGTGCATATCGTCACGTTTACTCGTGCTTGGGAACTCTTAGAGCAGGGAAGACTCGACAACGCCATGTCGTTGATTGGGCTGCATTGGCTGGCGGGGCAGCGGGCATCGCTGCGTGCCGCCTCGCAACGCGCCGCCCTCTCGACGACGGACGCCAAGCGAACCCAGTAA
- a CDS encoding TRAP transporter TatT component family protein: protein MRAIPFSRLLIAAALGSTLALAPLSASAFEGEVFSLKNRWEHTVTQMPANQREDTLKALASEAEQLANQYPNEAEVLIWQGIVLASYARERGGLGALGTAGDARDVLERAIEIDPTGGNGSAYVTLGALYDRAPGRPLGFGNSDTAERMFQRALELRPDGIDVNYYYAAFLKEEGNTPAAREHAQRAVNGTARENRQVSDEALRREAEALLGQL from the coding sequence ATGCGCGCTATTCCCTTTTCCCGCTTGTTGATCGCCGCCGCCCTGGGCAGCACGCTGGCGCTGGCCCCCTTGAGTGCATCGGCGTTCGAGGGGGAGGTCTTTTCACTCAAGAACCGTTGGGAGCACACGGTGACGCAAATGCCCGCGAATCAGCGGGAAGACACGCTGAAAGCGCTCGCCAGCGAAGCCGAGCAGCTCGCCAACCAGTATCCCAATGAGGCCGAGGTGCTGATTTGGCAGGGTATTGTGCTGGCCTCCTACGCGCGTGAACGCGGTGGATTGGGCGCGCTGGGGACGGCCGGTGACGCCCGCGACGTGTTGGAGCGCGCCATCGAGATCGACCCCACGGGAGGCAACGGCTCGGCCTATGTCACGCTGGGTGCTTTATATGACCGAGCCCCAGGCCGCCCGCTGGGATTTGGTAACAGCGATACTGCCGAGCGCATGTTCCAGCGCGCGCTGGAGCTGCGCCCGGACGGCATCGATGTCAACTACTACTACGCGGCGTTTTTAAAAGAAGAGGGCAACACCCCAGCGGCGCGCGAGCATGCCCAGCGCGCGGTGAACGGCACGGCCCGAGAGAATCGCCAGGTGTCCGATGAGGCGCTGCGCCGTGAGGCCGAGGCGTTGCTTGGTCAGCTATGA
- the greB gene encoding transcription elongation factor GreB yields MKGRNMTRWRDPAKDPRQAPKSNLITAEGAARLRGILDHLSRVKRPALSAKVGEAAALGDRSENADYTYNKKELNRVIARIRYLTKRLDELQVVDRLPANTDKVFFGAYVSLEDDEGATLQIRIVGHDELDTQKRWISIDAPMAKALLGKEVDDDVTVLTPNGETFYTVTAIHYDTPSGP; encoded by the coding sequence ATGAAAGGTCGCAACATGACCCGCTGGCGGGATCCGGCGAAAGACCCACGCCAAGCGCCCAAAAGCAATTTGATCACCGCCGAAGGGGCCGCCCGACTGCGCGGCATTCTCGATCACCTTTCACGGGTAAAGCGCCCGGCGCTATCCGCCAAAGTGGGCGAAGCCGCCGCGCTGGGTGACCGCAGCGAAAATGCGGATTACACCTATAACAAGAAGGAACTCAACCGAGTCATTGCGCGCATCCGCTATCTCACCAAGCGGCTCGACGAGTTGCAGGTAGTGGACCGACTGCCCGCCAATACCGACAAGGTCTTTTTTGGGGCCTACGTGAGTCTGGAGGACGACGAGGGAGCAACACTTCAGATTCGCATCGTCGGCCACGACGAGCTCGATACGCAAAAGCGCTGGATCAGCATCGACGCGCCCATGGCAAAGGCACTGTTGGGCAAAGAGGTCGATGACGACGTCACGGTGCTGACTCCCAACGGCGAAACGTTCTATACCGTGACGGCCATTCACTACGATACGCCAAGCGGCCCATGA
- a CDS encoding methyltransferase, which produces MSAQLPTCQLLERYYGQAARLWPVSPPDDTWLLNLSAAMVSDNVALREQWQTSARQAMSPFAPFDCLPDGQVVLFWPKAHQLGKWWLAWLCHVLPDDTPVDIVGEHQGGIKRVPKILDELGMACDKLDNARRCTLFATRTVNMAAPESAWQTFDALDMRLVSHPGVFGHGKVDEGTQLLLQALEKALPKKPLKVLDMGCGDGIISAWLAKRGHAVTAVDVSAFAAEACRRTLRENALEGRVLESDVYSALDGERFDVIVSNPPFHQERDISYGPSSRLIDQAVEHLQAKGQLWLVANAFLPYPERLQRALGEFETLSDNRRFRVYRAVN; this is translated from the coding sequence ATGAGTGCTCAACTGCCTACTTGCCAGCTGCTGGAACGTTACTACGGGCAGGCCGCTCGGCTATGGCCTGTCTCGCCTCCAGACGATACGTGGCTGTTAAACCTCTCCGCCGCGATGGTGAGTGACAATGTTGCCCTGCGGGAGCAGTGGCAGACCAGTGCGCGTCAAGCCATGAGTCCTTTCGCGCCGTTCGACTGCCTACCCGACGGTCAGGTGGTGCTGTTTTGGCCCAAAGCCCATCAGCTAGGCAAATGGTGGCTGGCGTGGCTCTGCCACGTGCTGCCTGACGATACGCCGGTCGATATCGTGGGCGAGCATCAAGGGGGCATCAAACGCGTGCCTAAGATACTGGATGAGCTGGGCATGGCGTGCGACAAGCTCGATAACGCCCGCCGCTGCACGCTCTTTGCCACCCGCACGGTGAACATGGCAGCGCCTGAGAGCGCCTGGCAAACCTTTGACGCCCTGGATATGCGTTTGGTCAGCCACCCAGGCGTGTTTGGTCACGGCAAAGTCGACGAGGGAACGCAGCTTCTGCTGCAGGCCCTGGAGAAAGCGCTGCCGAAAAAACCGCTAAAAGTGCTTGATATGGGCTGTGGCGACGGCATCATCAGCGCGTGGCTCGCCAAACGCGGGCATGCGGTCACGGCTGTCGACGTCAGCGCCTTCGCCGCCGAAGCCTGCCGACGAACGCTGCGTGAGAACGCGCTGGAGGGCAGGGTGCTGGAGAGCGACGTTTACTCGGCGTTGGACGGCGAGCGATTCGATGTCATCGTGAGTAACCCGCCGTTTCACCAGGAGCGAGACATCAGCTATGGCCCCAGCTCGCGCTTGATCGATCAAGCGGTAGAGCACCTCCAGGCAAAAGGGCAGTTGTGGCTGGTGGCCAATGCGTTTCTGCCCTATCCGGAGCGATTACAGCGCGCGCTGGGCGAGTTCGAGACGCTGTCGGACAACCGGCGTTTCCGGGTGTATCGCGCCGTCAACTAG
- a CDS encoding methyltransferase domain-containing protein: protein MHPTYELTDAGDRYFDGLADKFSRSLYQAPRGELRLAMLDYLLPQMLRLTAQPVLDVGGGLGQLSGWFAARGHTVTMAEPSHDMLSHAKAWHAEQEAAVAWPPGQLCYVEAPLQALPSQAPGPWPLIACHAVLEWLGNPEQALKTLATLLAPGGQLSLMVFNRDALRFSNVVKGNYQKALSDQLEGKGKRQRLTPITPVTHDEIGQWVSQNGLRIESVAGIRIFQDYVRQAPEKTSDQAALLALEKQYCQQDPHWRLGRYLLYTVTKPEADV, encoded by the coding sequence ATGCACCCGACCTACGAATTAACCGACGCTGGCGACCGCTACTTTGATGGCTTGGCAGATAAGTTCTCTCGCTCGCTCTACCAAGCACCCCGGGGCGAGCTGCGCCTCGCGATGTTGGACTATCTGCTGCCGCAAATGCTGCGCTTGACGGCCCAGCCCGTGCTGGATGTTGGCGGTGGGTTGGGGCAGCTCTCCGGCTGGTTTGCCGCACGTGGTCACACGGTCACCATGGCGGAGCCTTCCCACGATATGCTGTCCCACGCCAAGGCGTGGCACGCTGAGCAAGAGGCCGCTGTGGCGTGGCCACCGGGGCAGCTTTGCTATGTGGAGGCTCCTCTACAGGCGCTGCCCAGCCAAGCACCTGGTCCTTGGCCGCTGATCGCCTGTCACGCGGTGCTGGAGTGGTTAGGCAATCCCGAGCAAGCGCTGAAAACCCTCGCAACGCTGCTTGCTCCCGGTGGTCAACTGAGTCTGATGGTGTTCAACCGCGACGCGCTGCGCTTTTCCAACGTGGTGAAGGGCAACTATCAAAAAGCCTTGAGCGATCAGTTGGAAGGTAAAGGCAAGCGCCAGCGCTTAACGCCGATTACCCCCGTTACCCATGACGAGATTGGCCAGTGGGTGAGTCAGAACGGCTTACGTATCGAGAGTGTCGCGGGTATCCGTATTTTTCAGGATTACGTGCGTCAGGCGCCTGAGAAGACAAGCGATCAAGCAGCGTTGCTGGCGCTTGAAAAGCAGTATTGCCAGCAAGACCCCCATTGGCGTTTAGGCCGCTATTTGCTTTATACCGTTACCAAACCCGAGGCTGATGTATGA
- a CDS encoding methyl-accepting chemotaxis protein produces MRNNGYVSQTNYPIEPDDFLISRTDINGYITYANPRFIEVSGFAIEELMNEPHNVVRHPDMPPEVYRDMWATLREGLSWQGYVKNRRKNGDHYWVHANVVPVVDKGELQGYASLRSYAGEEKARYFDHLYRQMRENNCPYYLKRGKLKRKGLRGKLPSFQWEGVKARVVLSSLASVVLLGGGLWITQRFSLESWSLAVLALVLASAIWSVNALLLGSLSRSVASLKDIALQLAAGNLNTVIPSTRRQSLRQTLEALQLMRRSLLSTASDIQRNMDTIGPVVSQILSNNANMADRLEQQASAVQETAASMEEISSTVRQSASNAQLASKAADTNLAEVGNASRLTDELAQAMDALTKQSERMKHMVQAIDAIAFQTNILALNASVEAARAGEHGRGFAVVAQEVRKLSNQTAEAAKEVQRMIVDTNQSVLESASHTRETQAATQRIRHASQRVNDLMAEISRAASEQSDGVAQVGLAIAEIDSTTQASASDMESYRRVADTLSGEAAALTNSVNAFRTSQGAQPLPALRRSQPLGLHQSAAKVLPSKQSSAGEWEQF; encoded by the coding sequence ATGCGTAATAACGGCTATGTATCACAAACGAATTATCCGATTGAACCCGATGACTTCTTAATCTCCCGCACGGATATCAACGGCTATATTACGTATGCCAACCCGCGCTTTATCGAGGTGAGCGGCTTCGCCATCGAAGAGTTGATGAATGAACCGCACAATGTCGTTCGGCATCCGGATATGCCGCCCGAGGTGTACCGGGATATGTGGGCAACCCTGAGAGAAGGGCTCTCTTGGCAAGGATACGTCAAAAATCGCCGTAAAAACGGCGACCACTACTGGGTGCACGCCAATGTCGTGCCCGTCGTCGATAAAGGCGAGCTACAAGGCTACGCGTCGCTTCGCTCTTATGCGGGTGAAGAGAAGGCGCGCTATTTCGATCACCTGTATCGTCAAATGCGTGAAAACAACTGCCCCTACTATTTAAAGCGCGGCAAACTCAAGCGCAAAGGGTTGCGCGGCAAGTTGCCATCGTTTCAGTGGGAGGGAGTGAAGGCGCGCGTCGTTCTGTCGTCTTTGGCGAGCGTAGTGCTACTGGGGGGTGGCTTGTGGATCACGCAACGCTTTTCTCTCGAGAGCTGGTCTTTGGCTGTGCTTGCCCTAGTGCTGGCAAGTGCGATCTGGTCGGTGAACGCGTTGCTGCTAGGCTCCTTGAGTCGTTCGGTCGCATCGCTGAAAGACATTGCGCTGCAGCTGGCAGCGGGCAACTTGAACACGGTGATTCCTTCCACTCGCCGCCAATCGCTTCGTCAAACGCTTGAGGCACTTCAGCTCATGCGCCGCTCGCTGCTCTCTACCGCCAGTGATATTCAGCGCAATATGGACACCATTGGCCCGGTGGTGAGCCAAATTCTAAGCAATAACGCCAACATGGCGGATCGCCTGGAACAGCAAGCCTCCGCGGTACAAGAGACGGCTGCCAGCATGGAGGAGATTTCCAGCACCGTGCGTCAAAGCGCCTCGAATGCGCAGCTTGCGAGCAAGGCGGCCGATACCAACCTCGCCGAAGTGGGCAACGCGTCGCGCCTGACAGACGAGTTGGCTCAGGCCATGGACGCGTTGACCAAGCAGTCCGAACGGATGAAACACATGGTGCAAGCCATCGATGCCATCGCGTTTCAAACCAATATTCTGGCTCTCAATGCGTCGGTGGAAGCGGCGCGTGCTGGCGAACACGGACGTGGCTTTGCGGTAGTGGCCCAAGAGGTGCGAAAGCTCTCCAATCAGACCGCTGAAGCGGCCAAAGAAGTGCAGCGCATGATCGTGGACACCAATCAAAGCGTGCTGGAAAGCGCGTCTCATACGCGAGAAACGCAAGCGGCGACCCAACGTATCCGACATGCCAGTCAGCGGGTCAACGACCTGATGGCAGAGATTAGCCGAGCGGCCAGCGAGCAGAGCGACGGCGTTGCCCAAGTAGGACTAGCCATTGCCGAGATCGACAGCACGACCCAAGCCAGCGCCTCGGATATGGAGAGCTACCGGCGGGTGGCAGATACCCTCAGTGGGGAAGCCGCCGCTCTGACCAACAGCGTCAACGCCTTCAGAACCTCACAAGGCGCGCAGCCTTTGCCAGCGCTACGCCGCTCGCAGCCGCTTGGGCTCCATCAGTCCGCCGCCAAAGTGCTGCCCTCCAAGCAGTCGTCAGCGGGTGAGTGGGAGCAGTTCTAG
- a CDS encoding four-helix bundle copper-binding protein: MAQNSEYANDICQLCADICQKCADECAKHDADHCQACAQACQQCANACASIAA, encoded by the coding sequence ATGGCCCAAAACAGCGAATACGCCAATGACATCTGCCAACTTTGCGCCGACATTTGCCAAAAGTGTGCCGACGAGTGTGCCAAACACGACGCTGATCACTGCCAAGCGTGTGCCCAAGCTTGCCAACAGTGTGCCAACGCCTGTGCGAGCATTGCCGCTTAA
- a CDS encoding transporter substrate-binding domain-containing protein codes for MSDIEGGTLFIGITENPPWVIATAAGPKGVDIGLLSQFANSLDASIEWHWGSENELLKALNHHQLDIVAGGFTHNTRLTQLAATTRPYFTSHHVIGIAPHHPNAHAAGDAALEGQDIAVARLNSVTQSIRALGATPVITERVHDAPGWVAGPQWWLEAHGFRPTAHRLTSEHHVMALPKGENALMLALQRHLNDQSSLYEQLKRVEAAE; via the coding sequence ATGAGCGATATCGAGGGCGGCACACTCTTCATCGGTATCACGGAAAACCCACCTTGGGTCATCGCTACCGCTGCGGGCCCCAAAGGGGTGGACATCGGCCTTCTATCCCAGTTTGCCAATAGCCTCGATGCGTCCATCGAGTGGCACTGGGGCAGTGAAAACGAGCTACTGAAAGCGCTCAACCACCACCAGCTCGATATTGTGGCCGGCGGCTTTACTCACAATACGCGTCTTACTCAGCTAGCCGCCACGACACGCCCGTACTTCACCTCACATCATGTCATTGGTATCGCGCCTCATCACCCTAACGCTCACGCAGCGGGCGACGCTGCCCTCGAGGGCCAAGACATCGCCGTGGCGCGTCTCAATAGCGTCACGCAGTCGATCCGTGCGCTGGGCGCGACCCCCGTGATCACCGAGCGCGTGCATGACGCGCCGGGCTGGGTAGCTGGCCCTCAATGGTGGTTAGAAGCCCATGGCTTTCGACCAACGGCTCATCGACTCACCAGCGAACACCATGTGATGGCGCTACCCAAAGGGGAAAACGCCCTCATGTTGGCGCTTCAACGCCATCTCAATGACCAATCCTCTCTTTATGAGCAGCTAAAACGCGTCGAGGCCGCTGAATGA